A stretch of DNA from Equus asinus isolate D_3611 breed Donkey chromosome 20, EquAss-T2T_v2, whole genome shotgun sequence:
TAATATGGATTATTCCCCATAATATTCCATTCAGTGAATGGACCATACTTGAGTTTACTATTCCTTACTTTTATAGCTCATACCCTAGGATTTCTAATATGTGATTACTCTAAATAATGGTGTAactaatatattttatgaaaaaccTGTGTTCTTTATTTAGGGATATTTTGTTAGGCTAAATTTTCAAAAGTGAGGTTACAGCATTAAGgcatataactttttaaaaaagttcttgcTACATATTCCCAATTACACCATCAGCTGTGACACTTAAGCATATATGTTTCAACACAATCTCCTTTTTCATTGTgaattttcattaataaaaactGCTAACTTGATAGGTAAAACTGATgcttaattattgttttaatgtATGTTTCTTGGATTACTATTtagacaaaataatttttctcttatttcaaaGCCAATTGTATTTTTTGTCACTCTTCTTTATGTTTGTTTATTACTTATTGGGGCACTGCTggattttctaatttaaattttttatttaataaagttgTCAATAAAATTTTAACCTATGGAAGGGAATCATGTAGATTCTCAAATTTCACCCTGAGCAGAGGCAGAATTTGGAGGCCAAACCGGATGAAAGCATCGATATGCTTATAGATAACTGGAATTAAGCTAGCATTAAGAAATCGCTATATGAAGCCATTAAAGATAAGGGAAGGTGGAGAGGTAAGGGTCACCTGCCTCCCACAGTCTGAAGGTCCTTGTCACAGCTCATCTTGAACATTGCTAGCACCCGAGTTCTGATCTGTTTGGTCTTGGCCCCATAGATGATGGGATTGATCACAGGAGGCAGCAGTAGATAGACGTCACCCATGAGAACATGCACAATGGGATCAAGGCTGTTTCCAAAGCGGTGCACCACTGAGAGGCCAATGAGAGGCACATAGAAGGCCAGTACTACACCGATGTGTGACACACAGGTTCCAAAGGCCTTGGCGCGCTCTGACTTGGAAGGCAACTGTAGAACTGTTCGTATTATCAGAAAATAGGACAAGGAGATGAACAGGACATCCACACCCATGACCAGCAGAATGGCAGTAAGACCATAGACCACATTGGGCAACGTGTCTGCATAGGCCAACTTCATCACATCCTGGTGCACACAATAGGAGTGTGAGAGCACATTGGAGTGGCAGAAGACCAGCCGCTTGATGAGCAGAGGCAGTGGGATAAAGAAGAGGGATCCACGGACCACAGCCACCATACCAATCTGCACTGTTACTGTATTGTTGAGCACTGCAGCATGGCGCAATGGATGGCAGATGGCTATATAACGGTCAAAGGCCATGGCCAGCAGGATGGTGGACTCAATGGCTGAGAGAGCATGAATAAAGAACATCTGGGCAATGCAGGCATCAAAGGTAATCTCCCGGGAGTCAAACCAGAAGAGAGCGAGGATCTTAGGCATGGTGGATGTAGACAAGGCCAGGTCAATGGCTGCCAGCATGCAGAGAAAGAGGTACATGGGAGCGTGCAGGCTGCGCTCTGTTCTTACAATGAAGACCACGATGCAGTTTCCAAATACTGCCACAGCATACATTGAAAGCAAGGGAAAGGCAATCCAGAAATGGGCTTCTTCTAGTCCTGGGATACCAATAAGCACAAAGGTAGAGTGTGTGAAGTTGCAGGAGTTCATAGCTGGCACTGAGAAGGGAGCACTGGAGAGGGTGAGGTCACACTGGCAGCCTGTTACCCTGCTAGGACACGGAGCACAATCAGAGAGGCCAGCCCTGGAAACTTGGGAACTGAATGCACCTAAGCTCTCCCTCCCTGGCTCTCTCTTCCCACTCTCTAAAGCCATTTAGGCTCTCTTATAAGCTCTGAAGCCCTCTTCCAAAGGGAAAACTGACAGCTCAAATCCATTTATCAATTACTACTCTCAAgatctatttacattttttaaagaagactGGGGAGAACAATGCTTATCCCAAAGTGCATCCTTCCCAAGTTCCCTCAGACTTCTTCTCCGGGCCCATACCTTTATCGTCTGGACACTGGGTGGTCCTTTTCTCAGAGAGGTGTTAAGAGATATTGGGAACCCTTTCCAGATAGGGCTGcatcctccttcctctcttcccctctccttttcttcaatttattcattcattccataagcATTTACTCATATGACCTACTATATACAAGGCTATTTTCTAGATGATACAGAGATGAAAGATATATCTTTTGCCCTTTAGACACCCTGCCTTGGGTGGAAGATAGACAAGTAACCAAATCATTAGAATTTTGGGATAAGTGTTAGCATAAGGTGTGCATTTAACACTTGGGAGGGGGAGAAGTACAATCAGAAGAACCTGCCTGAAAAAGATGAGCCTTCTGTTCAGTCTTGAAACAAGAGTGGCAATTAAACAGAGAAGGGAATAAAGGATATACCAAGCCAGTGAGGATAGGgaagtctttttttttgcaaattttcaGGATTCCAAGTCTCCAGGTCTCAGGTCAgcgagagagaaaagaaacacaacattaattttttaaaaaatgaaaagaaaaaaaaaccccaagaaataaaggcaaaagtCAATATCttaaggaataaaaggaaactccTCTGGAGTCATCAAATGAAAGGCAGTAACTCCCTCCAATGAATTCTCTGGAGAGGAAGGTGCTGGCATGGCGTGTGGCCTCTAACAGATCCTACCTGCCTGTCCTGGTCCTTGTGAAgactcttctctctgcccctggCTGATAGGCTCCTGCACACCTGAAAGCTGCCTCCAAGGTCGCTCTCATTGTCCCAAGGAGAACTTGGGTTGAGTCGTGATACTCCTAGATCTTTGTCTTTCCTGGAACCTTTGCCAACGTCATTCATATTATGGGAGACATTTCCTTTTTGAAACCCCAGTGTTGTtctgcccccaccctcccccgTCCAAACACCTGAGCTCTGACCTGATCAAACACTTTCCGTACCAGGCTCTCTGGGTGTCCTGGTCTTTAGAGCTAATTGTCTCTAAAGAGCCAAGGGCTTGCCTTTAAGAAGAGCCTCTGAATCTCTGGAATAAACTCTGCAGGTGTCTTCATCATCGGTATTCAGGTTAACCTGTCCATCTCCCCAGGATTCATCTTCACTCCTAACCAGGATCCTTACTGCCACTGAGAGATGCTCTTTCATTTGGTCACAGTGGAGAGGGTTTAGAGACCAACagtcttaaaatataatttgataaaATCGGAACTAAAAGATTTGACTTTGATTATCCCCAACGTAGATAAGCAAGGAAGAACAGATCCAGGACTCAAAGGTCACAAAATCCACACCTCTAACCACTATTTGCTCTTCTCTATCCTCAGAACTTGTGCCAAGCCATAACACCAGCCCTCCTTGACAAATATCAGATCCCAGATTTGGCTACTTGCTGATGTCAGAGGATGAAAAGCCCTGTTCAGAGGCAGATAATTACATCCTTCAGTGAGATAAAAGACAGCTTATATCTTGTATACATCCAACCATCTATGTATCTGTCATAGATAACTTGGGGAGGGAGATTCATAAATCCAAACAAATCAGGCTGAAAAGCATGAGATAATGCTAAGAAACCTTCCTTGGAGAGAGGCCATATCATTGGACCTCTGTGTCTAAGACAAATGGGGAGCAGGTGAAGAACAGAGCAGGCATAAAGAGGTAGCAGGGAAGCAGAGTAATTTAAGTGTCCTTTCTTAAGGCCGTTTGCCTCTGCTCCTGCATGCAGCACTGACAGATGTGAGGGACTCTGTTGGCCTCAAAGTAGGGTACTCTCCTGACTCCTCTCTCTGCAGGGCATCTTTTCTGCCTTGCTGGTCACAGTCTAAGACTTTGGGCCATCTTCTTGTCTCCCCACTTACCTGTCCTAGAAGACCTCATGACTCCCTCCCATATTGTCTGGCCTTCTGCCTAAAGTGACCCATGGCTAGACCCAATTTCAGCTTCTCTTTGGGTCTGAACGTGGCTGTTGCATTCGTTCTTACTTGTCTTTCTGGATAGTCAGCTAATGCTCCAGGACATTTCTTCTTGGCTCATGAAAGTGTGAATGGGACACAACTGCCTCCTCTTGCCCTGCCATGAGGAGTTTGTGGGGGTGTCCAAGGCCCCTTAGGAAGGCAGGAGTTTGGGCTGCCCAACCTCAGGTGAGGGTGCCCTCAATTGAAAACAGTGCAGTCCTATTGAGAGAGCAGCTGGAGCTGGCTCGCCCTTTCAGGCACAGATCTATTTATAATGCTGCCTGGGGGCCCATGGGAACAGGCTGTGGGAGCACAGGCTGAGGCCCCAGAGGCTTGGCAGACAGGAGACAATATTTTCAAGTCCACTTGAGTGTCACCCCCACAAGTTCCCCGCTGTTTCTGTCCGTGGGGGTGAGGGGCAATCACAAAGGGCCCACCGCCTCTGTCATCACTCCACACTTACACATGTAGGGTTCTCAGCAGCCTATCTCCACTCTTCCAAGTAACTTAATCTCCCAGTTAGCTACAGTGGTTAGTGGTTTTCCTCATTAGCCACTTTGTTAGACACAGCAGCCAACATGGGTATGTAGTCATGTCCTTGGGCTCGAGGAGTTTGcagcctttttaaaaactaatatggGTACACAAAAATGTAGTCCCATAGTTCAAAATAAGGGCATGTGCTTCTTCAGCTTTgcttttctcagctttctttCAGTTAATGAAACAGACCTTGAAGTAGGGAAGCTACTCTTTATTGCACCTGTGTTACGGGTGAAGAATAGAGGAGATAAAGGTTTTTTGCCTTAGGTTACATGGTTAATTAGTGATAATATTGGTTGGAGAACCAGGAATTCTGACTCCTTATTCATTCACACTCACCAAATATTCATCAAGGGTCTACaatataacaagaaaaatagaccaaaaataaaacaatccccACCCTCATAGAGTCTACATTCTAGTGAAGGGAGCAGACAATAAATGGAGTTAATATGAAAAAACTAAATAGGGTGTTAAGTTGCcctaaggagaaaaaataaatcgAGGAAGGGAAGAGATAAATATCAAGGGGGCAGTTGAAATTTTAAGTGAAGTTGCCAGGGAATGCCTCACACAATGGAGACATTTGGAGAGAAGCCTGAGAGAGTGCCAAATATATCCATGGAGATGTCTGAGGAAGACCATTCCAAGAAGAATGAACAGAAACTACAAAATTCCTGAGAAAGGAGTGTGTCTGGTGGTTTAGAAcaacaaggaggccagtgtgtctGAGCAGAGAGAACAAAGGAGACAGTGCTAGAGAGATGGAATCAGAGAGATAATGGGAACTGGATCCTATAGGGCCTCAGAGGACTTTCAACACATTTAAGGATTTTCACTTGGACTCTGAGTTCAAGTAGCTACAACAGTGGCCATGTGTCCTAAAAGCTCTGGCTTTTAGGAAAGTCTCAAATTCATTGTGAGCTTGTTCACCTTCATCGGAGATGACATTTACTCGGCAAACCTCCCATTCCCAAAGTGTCAAAATAACACACTTCTAGGTTGGAATCTTACAATTTTCCAGGATTGTTGGACAGAAGGGTTATACTCACGTTAGTGTGTGGGGGGAATGGTGGGGGAGGAACATCTGTAGAAGTAGTGTGAACATCCTGGCTGTTTGGTTCTTGAGATGAaagttccttcttctctttcacaTTTTTAGTGGTCTAAGTACCCCAACCTTCTTCTCTAACTCAAGtcgctctttttctctcctcccttcccccatacCCCATCTTATGTAGTgtgtggaaacaaacaaaaatccagtCTGTAGGTCCACATCATCTGAACCTTTTCACTTGTTTCCAACGAGTAAAGAACAGTCTCTAATCTTGTGAACTGGGCACAGTCTGTTGTGGGAACAGTTGCAGTAGAGTCTGAAAAGGGATGTCATGAGAAAGAAGCACAAGGTGCTGCAGTAGCACCTGGAAAGGACCCCAGACAGACTTGAGAAGTCAGGAAAAATTCTCTGAAGGAAAGTCACTTCTAAGTCAGGCAAAGGGAGAGGGTGAGGAGGGTGCTGTAGGTGGAGGTAACAGCTTGTCAAAGGCTTGAAAGTGAGATACAGCCACCGGGGTAAGGAAATGCAAGTCGTTTGTTACGCCTGAAGCATTGTATAGAGTGGAAGCAAGGAGGCCTGAGGGGTAAATAGAACCAGGTCattctgaaattttattattttttactatgtGGCAGACCTTGTTTTAGGGTCTGGGAACCAAAAATGAAACAGTCCTTTTTCTCAAGTGGGGGAGTCCTCCTTTTTCTTGTAATGGGggaaactagaaaagaaataaaagatatgttGTACATTGGGGGGTGGTGAAAGTGCTAGAAATTAAAATCAAGGTAGGTAAGGAAGAGTGTGAATATAGACAGAAATTGAGGGAGagatgttgtttttattttttttagcaatGTCAAGGGCCTTGTAATAAGATGAGACTTAAGCAGAGACCTGTACGAAGTGAGGCAGTAAATAATGTGGGTATCTGGGGGAATACCATTCCAAGTagggagaacagcaagtgcaacgTGTGATGTTGGAGTAAGCTCAGTGAGTTTAGGGAAATATTTAGAGACTGGTGTGGATATGGTAGAGTGAATAGTAGGAGGTGAAGTTGAAATGATGGAGGGGAGTTATCATGTAGATCCTTATAAGGTATTATGACTATAAATTTTCCATGGGTAAGACAAGAAGCCACTAGAACACACTGAATagagggagtgacatgatctgtcTTGTGTATTAAAATAATCACTCTAACTACTGTGGGCAAATAGACTGTCAAGCAAAAGTGAATGAAAGAAGATCCACGAGGAGACTATTATATTTAAAGTCTAAGATGTTGATGGCTTGAATCATGGTGGTGGCAGTAGAGGTAGTGGAAAGTAGTTGGATCCAGATATAAATATCTGGAAGAGTCATCAGCATTTGCTGGTAGATTGGATGTAGAATAGGAGAGACAGTCAGGTTCTATCTCAGATTTGGAAAGGCAGAGTTTCTGAGTCATGGAAGACTGGTTGAGCACGTGTTTTCCTTGGTGCAAATATTAGGATATGTTTTGGCTTGATGAATCTAAGGTGATTGTTAGCCATTCAACTGGAGATACTGATACATAGGCAATTGGATATGAGTCTGGACTATAAGTATTAATTTGGGATTTGTCAGCATATaggtggtatttaaagccatgatgCTAGATGAAATGACAAAAATgggaatataaaagtaaaaaacaagtCTGCAAAGTCCTGGGACATTCTAACATACAAAGATCAGGGAGATGAAGACTAACAATAATCGAGACTGAAAATATTATTGTCAAGCATGTTGAGGGTTTTGACGtcatccttatttttaaatagccAGTATTGTAATCACTAAATAAATGTCCTATAGATAAGAATGACTGCTTCTTCTTTCTTGATGGATCTGATACCAGTTTTAGGGCCCACCTTTACTGAGTAATATCAATGTGTCATTGAAATATGTGCTTTAAAAATCTGAGAATTAGTAGATATACCCAggttggaaaaaataattaacttGCTAGATTAAGCCATTACATGAAATATTTgtcacaaatttaaaatttctaattaaatGACACAAATTGTAATTCACTTGCAATCCATAGTCTATTTTCAGTTTTCGCTTGGGTAGAAAGTTGATGGAGGGTAGAGAAAAATTCTGGAATATACTTAGTTGGGAAAGAACATCAGGTAGAAATACATTTGTTAGGGTTGAAaattttgttttggggttttccaATGTAATTTGGCTGAGAATTTCTAGAGGACAgagttgtgttttttgtttgtttgacttcTTCATGTCACATGGACTGATAAATACGTATATGCaccaaatttgtgtgtgtgtatatatatatataaatattatatgcaACAGTATAGCATTAAAGTTAAGAATGGGGAGAACCCTGGAGTCAGTTTGCATGGATGTGAAAAacggctctgtcacttactagctgtttaAGCAACGTACTTAACATTTTTGTGTTTCAATTTTTTCATTGATAATAGGAGTAACTAGCTTACAATGTTATTATGGATATAAAATCTGTTAATATctatataaaatgtttagaacgactggttaaaggaaataataaatgctaGTTAAAATTATTGTTACAGTTAGAAAATGCTACTTATTTTTCTTGAAGGAGTGACTTTTTCATAATGTGTCTTTCTAACTGCTGTGAAGTAAGCAGAGAAAGGCTCTTGGCAGGATAAACAACAGTTTAGAACCAACAGTGATGGGGAAGTGAAATTCTAGCCTTAGAGTTTTAGGCTGTTCCTTGTACCCATTTTTACAACTTTGtctcctcttttgtaaaataaagggaTCAGTTTAGCTGATATTCTAAATATATTCCAgctttagttttaaattttgcatactcagctttgttttttaattgataacAATGACCTGACATAGATTCTAGATTCATAGCCTAGAATTCTATGATTCTATGTGTTTTGGGAACAGAGAATTTTTATCACAGCTCTACGTATCTGTTTTGTCTTCACACTGTAGATGATGGGGTTCATTACAGGAGGGATCAGCAGGTAGGTGTTAGCAATCATAGTATGTACATAGGCTGGGGCC
This window harbors:
- the LOC106831707 gene encoding olfactory receptor 51E2, with protein sequence MALESGKREPGRESLGAFSSQVSRAGLSDCAPCPSRVTGCQCDLTLSSAPFSVPAMNSCNFTHSTFVLIGIPGLEEAHFWIAFPLLSMYAVAVFGNCIVVFIVRTERSLHAPMYLFLCMLAAIDLALSTSTMPKILALFWFDSREITFDACIAQMFFIHALSAIESTILLAMAFDRYIAICHPLRHAAVLNNTVTVQIGMVAVVRGSLFFIPLPLLIKRLVFCHSNVLSHSYCVHQDVMKLAYADTLPNVVYGLTAILLVMGVDVLFISLSYFLIIRTVLQLPSKSERAKAFGTCVSHIGVVLAFYVPLIGLSVVHRFGNSLDPIVHVLMGDVYLLLPPVINPIIYGAKTKQIRTRVLAMFKMSCDKDLQTVGGR